The DNA sequence CTTTCTTAAAAGAACGCAGGTATCAAAATAGGAAGACTCCATCCTGCCTCCGGGACCGGATGTTGTATTGGAAAGGGAGCGGATGAACCCCTGATCATCCATTATATGAATACGGTCGCTGAGGAATACAGCTTCTTCTATGCTGTGGGTCACCAGTACGACCGTCAGTTCAGCCGCTTCGGACAGGCGGTTATGCTTCAATTGCCATAAATTGTCCTGAAGCCTTTCCCTGGTCATGGCATCCAGTGAGGAAAAGGGTTCATCCAGAAGAAGGAGATCCGGGTCTAACACCAGGGACCGGCCGATGCCCAGCCTCTGCCTTTCACCGCCGGACATCTCTTTCGGGTAGGAATGCTCCTTCCCCTCCAGACCGAGATCCTTCAGCACCCGGGTAATTTTATCCTGTATCACTCCCTTCTTCTCTCTCCGGATTTCCAGTCCCAGGGCCAGATTCTGCCAGGCTGTTTTCCAGGGGAAGAGGCCATGATTCTGCAGAATCACAGCTGTCTGTCTCCTGCCTGGACGGGGAGTTTCATTCTGGATAAGGATCTCACCGCGGCTCGGCTGAATCAGCCCGGCTATCAGATAGAGAAGGGTGCTTTTGCCGCAGCCCGAAGGCCCGATGAGGGAGTGGATCAGCCCCTTCTCCCAGCGGCCCCTGAGTGGGGGTATCACAGGTTTTTCCGGAGAGTATGAAAAAGCCGTATCCAGATACTCAATCATCCCCGGACCAGCCTCCCCCATCCCACCTGTAGGCCTCCGGCGAGGGGAGTTCCATCAGATCCATCACTCTCTCGGCGGTGAAATCCACCATCTCTCCGATACTGGCGGGAGCCGCATACAGCGCCGGAACAGGAGGCATGATGATTCCCCCGGCATGGGAAATCCGGAGCATATTCTCCAGATGTATGGCCGACAGAGGAGTTTCCCGGGCCAGCAGAATCAGCTTCCGCCGTTCTTTGAGACAGACATCCGCCGCCCTCTCGATCAGATTCCCCGAAACACCGGCGGCGATCCTGCCCAGAGTCCCCATACTGCAGGGTGCGACGATCATTCCCC is a window from the Oceanispirochaeta sp. genome containing:
- a CDS encoding ABC transporter ATP-binding protein, which translates into the protein MIEYLDTAFSYSPEKPVIPPLRGRWEKGLIHSLIGPSGCGKSTLLYLIAGLIQPSRGEILIQNETPRPGRRQTAVILQNHGLFPWKTAWQNLALGLEIRREKKGVIQDKITRVLKDLGLEGKEHSYPKEMSGGERQRLGIGRSLVLDPDLLLLDEPFSSLDAMTRERLQDNLWQLKHNRLSEAAELTVVLVTHSIEEAVFLSDRIHIMDDQGFIRSLSNTTSGPGGRMESSYFDTCVLLRKQFGQHAQGGL
- a CDS encoding UbiX family flavin prenyltransferase, whose protein sequence is MVPDSPPLILALTGASGSLYSLSLARKILQRDIPLHLLISDTAAEILRKETGRRLDDWVGELTSMGKVMVDDIRNLGASVSSGSYLTRGMIVAPCSMGTLGRIAAGVSGNLIERAADVCLKERRKLILLARETPLSAIHLENMLRISHAGGIIMPPVPALYAAPASIGEMVDFTAERVMDLMELPSPEAYRWDGGGWSGDD